From Theileria orientalis strain Shintoku DNA, chromosome 4, complete genome, the proteins below share one genomic window:
- a CDS encoding uncharacterized protein (protein of unknown function DUF529 repeat containing protein) has product MNLLSWYEALALVLLWKLDLFTCIEISSSRVPAAEQTHQFLSAQNKNNSNNRYYGGRYGHRHHRRSRYHVANRGKIPPEPPPRIHPRLRPRNYSSYEFGGYGPTHFRSDHSSSYSTYENDSYDGNFISLDISRNFSNEGYTISYENDLIVFRSRPPYLFSDVRHGHNRLWQYKGDGYPNMVTYREINGRPKVDVHFPGPPRRTAGKYRPPGFLYTNRDFVPSQQTSSFRVNVPHIRPTQPLIGQDVLEFELLTVGDKVVLRPKLYPSTGVSSSVLITVNIDRFESTDQLMYTYDPRTGIHSLKAREPFLINEILQKGQIIWRAKDNKYGDRVILRYDEDGNPRSRVLFPDWAVLGMPPPSLQPFQVPQDTSLKTDPQSHEYSPQTAHYDYEHLFKTTVPKNETARDEQKDHSEEHPPHSTDLPPTIDTSFQVHSTPPLKSADKKPYELDLNNRIQTDQFEYNFDSQSKTMTYIGKSLYRFSAVKYGANVLWRTDIPAEYANKVIVNGYEHRGMFMLSIFLDACVKRFYKDESAPWTEFDTTKPNALALNVYSNFETFFYTVRTAGVYKTYTVKEGFKFYKVRLGDHDLWETTDTEALSSKVVTEGDNRVTIHLDNEKIVTFARVRHGCHGCKGFFCGLMTCGLYNCCCKSWREVK; this is encoded by the coding sequence ATGAATCTGTTGTCATGGTATGAAGCATTGGCACTAGTGCTTCTGTGGAAACTCGATCTATTCACTTGCATCGAGATTAGTAGTTCCAGAGTACCTGCCGCTGAGCAAACCCATCAATTTCTCTCTGCTCAGAACAAGAACAACAGTAATAACAGGTACTACGGCGGCAGATACGGACACCGTCACCACAGAAGATCTAGGTATCACGTAGCCAACAGAGGAAAAATCCCTCCTGAACCTCCTCCGCGAATTCACCCTCGCCTACGACCTCGAAATTATAGTAGTTACGAATTCGGAGGATACGGGCCGACACACTTCAGGTCCGACCATTCATCAAGTTACTCAACATACGAAAACGATTCATACGACGGGAATTTTATATCACTGGACATCTCTAGAAACTTTAGCAATGAAGGATACACGATATCATACGAAAATGACTTGATTGTTTTTAGGTCCCGACCCCCGTACTTGTTCTCTGATGTGAGGCACGGCCACAACAGGCTGTGGCAGTACAAGGGTGATGGATACCCGAATATGGTGACTTACAGAGAAATAAACGGGAGACCTAAAGTAGATGTGCACTTCCCCGGCCCACCTCGTCGAACCGCAGGAAAGTACCGCCCACCCGGCTTTCTGTACACCAACCGAGACTTCGTGCCCAGCCAACAAACCTCATCGTTCCGAGTTAACGTCCCACACATTAGGCCTACACAACCACTTATCGGCCAGGACGTGCTGGAGTTTGAGCTTTTAACAGTTGGGGACAAGGTCGTGTTGAGACCGAAGCTATATCCATCAACTGGGGTGAGCAGTTCAGTTTTAATCACAGTAAACATTGACAGGTTCGAAAGCACAGATCAACTCATGTATACCTACGACCCTAGAACAGGAATACACAGTCTCAAGGCTAGGGAGccttttttaattaatgaAATACTGCAGAAGGGTCAAATCATTTGGCGCGCTAAAGACAATAAATATGGTGACAGGGTTATTTTGAGGTATGATGAGGACGGCAACCCAAGGTCCAGAGTTCTATTCCCAGACTGGGCAGTGCTTGGAATGCCTCCACCGTCTCTGCAACCATTTCAAGTTCCACAAGATACTTCCTTGAAAACCGACCCACAGTCGCATGAATATTCTCCACAGACTGCACATTATGATTATGAACACCTATTTAAAACGACCGTTCCAAAAAATGAGACTGCTCGAGACGAACAGAAAGATCATTCAGAAGAACATCCTCCACACTCTACTGACCTTCCTCCAACTATTGATACCAGTTTCCAGGTCCATTCAACCCCTCCCCTTAAATCCGCTGACAAGAAACCTTATGAACTCGACTTAAATAACAGAATCCAGACAGATCAGTTTGAATACAACTTTGATTCACAGAGCAAGACCATGACATACATCGGTAAATCCCTGTACAGGTTTTCTGCTGTCAAGTACGGTGCGAATGTTTTATGGAGAACTGACATACCTGCAGAGTACGCAAACAAGGTCATCGTGAACGGTTATGAACACCGTGGAATGTTTATGCTTTCCATATTTTTGGACGCTTGTGTTAAAAGATTTTACAAGGATGAAAGTGCCCCTTGGACTGAGTTCGATACAACCAAGCCAAACGCTCTTGCCCTGAATGTTTATTCCAATTTTGAAACGTTTTTCTACACTGTCAGGACAGCAGGAGTCTATAAAACATATACTGTCAAGGAAGGTTTTAAGTTTTATAAGGTCAGGTTAGGTGATCATGATCTTTGGGAAACAACCGACACTGAAGCATTATCAAGTAAGGTTGTCACTGAGGGCGATAACAGGGTAACTATACATTTGGATAACGAGAAAATTGTCACTTTTGCTCGTGTACGTCATGGCTGCCACGGCTGTAAAGGCTTTTTCTGCGGTTTGATGACCTGCGGACTTTACAACTGTTGTTGCAAGTCATGGAGAGAAGTTAAGTAA
- a CDS encoding DEAD-box family helicase has protein sequence MDSLHSAPNASQNSGIPSANSNNGRKRRKLKRMISSSDSDDDMIEVRTPTKSSSNEEKRGSERPNSNGSDAIRTPKTVKKQNVGRGQVSDGRDNSPEREKLSESRDEMRLKKEVLAKLNSLENFYTTSQELKTSIQQQLNTSLDQYIGCIKTTQSHGDLRKFSDLKMFKALKNYQQCGVHWLSVVHEVPYASAILADEMGLGKTAQVCVFLEYIYRIHGTSATPNTSSSSYNGTPSSRASGSEESKGSAASDELQSTSPMSTKSNVESNNSKALNASLNTALNASLNTALDTALNTALNAAMRAENEVTPISAYTNTNTNTEGSTPTTRRPGITIIIVPLSVMNNWLREFETWTNLGPKVVIFHGNYKERMELLESILERMYNSEIYVIIMTLGMFKEVKILKHFEPFEYLVIDEAHSIKNPNTAMYRKLLFSLEFRHKLLLTGESQLENEISYILTAYVLLQLLVHTAGTGTKYWYWYAMLVLVQSTPIQNTMDELCSLLQFAMPYSFESSKINQAIEKIISDTEYIYSIYENHALLDELLGKTAGATESGEKRKAVESENKGEEVVDTPLKIAEVDSSSTGQLGVSAMADSGIADSTNAITTTNSSSTTDSSTTTNAISTTSSSSTTNANTTSSSQGMAKSEQGTESQEAVGKIKNELYTCINDIIERNMNRMEISEHLKIIQKLTTPFILRRLKKNVMNELPKKNSVYVPCEMVGVQLEIYQRFFTSRTLNTVVLAGAASAEQSRVGDSDDGENSCADSDDTKYDMDNLENTLNSPDKEVMKPVKGSTTEKMTYKIFQLRRICNHPLLVRGLYYTEEQIEEIAKIVVKAQSVLASKDKNKGKEKDKGQGQSKGKQSDKNKSSQKEKSDEKKRNKEQELEKMKQYLLSLSDFEIYNVYLSNVGRSNTDSDLGSSEEQETEQGAKVDVKSEVKALEAPRKKKEVKMGSRSGSSTCSGGDSDVAKGGGSATRDHSDQSSSSSLSLSIGNQWEKNEYLIEEHLFFESAKINKMFDLLTLILSRNENALIFSQFTSYLDIIEKCFELRGIFNYLRLDGSLNVKQKEEILKLFSSTSRGSKEDAGLKKKALGSEYMATGSEDKALRSEKATGSEGEALESEEKALISEKSTRTEQVTKSEEVAVLHGSTGASESLTKEEATVTEALGISTSRSTESTSRARTRVDTGYRIMLISTKVGGIGLNLTKANNVILMDQSWNPHNDLQAEDRAHRIGQDKTVNIYKLFTKNTIEEHVIFKSTNKLYLNQLFNEA, from the exons ATGGATTCACTCCATAGTGCCCCTAATGCCTCCCAAAACAGTGGTATTCCCAGCGCCAACAGTAACAATGgaagaaaaaggagaaAGTTAAAGAGAATGATATCCTCATCAG ACTCGGATGATGATATGATCGAGGTTCGAACGCCCACGAAATCGAGTTCGAATGAGGAGAAGAGAGGGTCTGAGAGACCGAATAGTAACGGAAGCGACGCGATCAGAACACCCAAAACAGTGAAGAAGCAGAATGTAGGAAGGGGACAAGTGTCAGATGGGAGAGATAACAGCCCCGAAAGAGAGAAGCTGTCGGAGTCCAGAGATGAAATGAGGTTGAAAAAGGAAGTGTTGGCAAAATTGAACTCGTTGGAAAACTTTTACACAACGTCACAG GAGCTGAAAACGTCGATTCAACAGCAACTTAACACGAGTCTGGACCAGTACATAGGCTGCATTAAGACGACGCAGTCGCACGGAGACCTGAGGAAGTTCAGCGACCTGAAGATGTTCAAGGCgcttaaaaattatcagCAGTGCGGAGTGCACTGGCTGTCAGTGGTACACGAAGTGCCCTACGCATCAGCAATACTGGCAGATGAGATGGGACTG GGTAAAACGGCGcaagtgtgtgtgtttCTAGAGTACATATATCGCATACATGGTACAAGTGCCACGCCGAACACAAGTTCAAGCAGCTATAACGGGACGCCGTCAAGTAGAGCAAGCGGCTCTGAAGAGTCGAAAGGATCAGCGGCTTCGGATGAGCTGCAATCAACAAGTCCGATGAGTACGAAGTCAAACGTGGAGTCGAATAACTCGAAGGCCCTGAATGCATCCCTGAATACAGCCCTGAATGCATCCCTGAATACAGCCCTGGACACAGCCCTGAATACAGCCCTGAATGCGGCCATGAGAGCAGAAAACGAAGTCACGCCGATCAGCGCGTACACTAATACGAACACGAATACGGAGGGAAGCACGCCGACGACGAGAAGACCAGGAATAACAATAATCATAGTGCCGCTGAGCGTGATGAACAATTGGCTGAGAGAGTTTGAAACGTGGACCAACTTGGGACCGAAGGTGGTGATATTCCACGGAAACTACAAGGAAAGAATGGAGCTCCTGGAGTCGATTCTGGAGAGAATGTACAACAGTGAGATCTACGTCATCATCATGACGCTGGGAATGTTCAAGGAGGTGAAGATACTGAAGCACTTTGAGCCCTTCGAGTACCTGGTGATCGACGAGGCGCACTCCATAAAGAACCCGAACACGGCGATGTACAGGAAGCTGCTATTCTCTCTGGAGTTCAGACACAAGCTTCTGCTTACAGGTGAGTCACAGCTGGAAAATGAGATAAGCTACATACTTACCGCCTACGTACTACTACAGTTACTGGTACACACTGCTGGTACTGGTACCAAATACTGGTATTGGTACGCAATGCTGGTACTGGTACAAA GTACGCCGATACAGAACACAATGGACGAGCTGTGCAGTCTTCTGCAATTCGCAATGCCCTACTCCTTCGAGTCCTCGAAGATTAACCAGGCAATAGAGAAGATAATCAGCGACACAGAGTATATATACTCGATATACGAAAATCACGCACTGCTGGATGAACTGCTGGGAAAAACAGCAGGAGCAACAGAAAGTGGTGAGAAGAGAAAGGCAGTTGAAAGTGAGAATAAAGGTGAAGAAGTGGTTGACACGCCACTAAAGATTGCAGAGGTAGATAGTAGTAGCACTGGTCAACTGGGAGTTAGCGCAATGGCGGACTCAGGAATAGCAGATTCAACAAACGCAATTACCACAACGAACTCAAGTAGCACAACAGACTCAAGTACCACAACGAACGCAATTAGCACTACGAGTAGCAGTAGCACAACGAATGCGAACACGACGAGTAGCAGTCAGGGGATGGCGAAGAGTGAGCAGGGGACAGAAAGCCAAGAAGCAGTAGGgaagattaaaaatgaactaTACACGTGCATAAACGACATAATAGAGCGCAACATGAATAGAATGGAAATCAGCGAACACCtcaaaataatacaaaagcTGACGACGCCATTTATACTAAGAAGACTTAAGAAAAATGTGATGAACGAACTCCCGAAGAAAAACTCAGTGTACGTGCCATGTGAGATGGTGGGAGTGCAGCTAGAGATATATCAGCGGTTCTTCACGTCAAGAACACTTAACACAGTAGTGTTGGCAGGAGCAGCCAGCGCTGAGCAAAGCAGAGTGGGAGACAGCGACG ATGGAGAAAATTCATGCGCCGATAGCGATGACACGAAGTATGACATGGATAACTTGGAAAACACCCTTAATAGCCCGGACAAGGAGGTGATGAAGCCAGTGAAGGGGAGTACGACGGAAAAAATgacatataaaatatttcaaCTGAGGAGAATATGTAATCACCCACTACTGGTAAGAGGACTGTACTACACGGAAGAGCAGATAGAAGAAATAGCAAAAATAGTAGTAAAAGCACAATCAGTACTTGCAtcaaaagataaaaataagggaaaagaaaaagatAAGGGACAAGGACAATCAAAAGGAAAACAGTCAGATAAGAATAAGAGTAGTCAGAAGGAGAAAAGTGATGaaaaaaaaagaaacaaGGAACAGGAGttggaaaaaatgaaacaatatttgttatcgCTGTCAgattttgaaatatataatgtttatCTGTCAAACGTAGGTAGATCAAATACAGATTCGGATCTGGGATCATCAGAGGAGCAAGAAACAGAGCAAGGTGCTAAAGTGGATGTAAAGTCGGAGGTGAAGGCCTTAGAAGCACCcagaaagaagaaagaaGTCAAAATGGGATCGAGGAGTGGCAGTAGTACCTGTAGTGGAGGGGATAGCGATGTCGCTAAGGGAGGTGGTA GTGCCACCAGAGATCACAGTGATCAGTCGAGTTCAAGCTCACTGAGTCTGAGCATTGGGAACCAGTGGGAGAAAAACGAGTACCTGATAGAAGAGCACCTCTTCTTCGAAAGCGCaaagataaataagatGTTCGACCTGCTGACGCTGATACTTAGCAGGAACGAAAACGCGCTGATATTCTCCCAGTTCACAAGCTACCTGGACATCATAGAAAAGTGCTTCGAGCTCAGAGGAATATTCAACTATTTGCGGCTGGATGGGTCGCTGAACGtgaagcagaaggaggaaaTCCTGAAGTTGTTTAGTTCAACGAGCAGAGGATCGAAGGAAGATGCAGGATTGAAGAAAAAGGCTCTAGGGAGTGAGTACATGGCAACAGGAAGTGAGGACAAGGCTCTAAGAAGTGAAAAGGCAACAGGAAGTGAGGGCGAGGCTCTAGAGAGTGAGGAAAAAGCTTTAATAAGTGAAAAGTCAACAAGAACTGAACAGGTAACAAAAAGTGAAGAGGTGGCAGTTTTACATGGTAGCACGGGTGCCAGCGAGAGTTTAACAAAGGAAGAGGCAACAGTCACAGAAGCACTTGGGATTAGCACCAGTAGATCCACGGAGTCAACGAGCAGGGCACGGACGAGAGTAGATACGGGCTACAGAATCATGCTCATAAGCACGAAAGTGGGAGGAATAGGACTAAACCTGACGAAAGCAAACAACGTTATACTGATGGACCAGAGCTGGAACCCGCACAACGATCTTCAGGCGGAAGACAGAGCACACAGAATAGGCCAGGACAAAACAGTAAACATATACAAGCTATTCACAAAAAACACAATAGAGGAACACGTTATCTTCAAGTCAACAAACAAACTGTACCTAAACCAGCTGTTCAACGAAGCATAG
- a CDS encoding T-complex protein 1 chaperonin gives MQQPTVLVFKPSFKKETDRKAQLATIQASKALSEIVRTTLGPRSMLKMLLDPMGGIVITNDGNSILREIDVANPAAKSLIELSRSLDEEVGDGTTSCVVLCGQVLSNCTNLLKKEIHPTEIVKGLMDALEDSIKALEQIAIEVDLSDHDKLLQVVESCLGTKLSSRWGNLTSKLALESVLKLYYNSQKYSTSATNAADGTNGAAPASSGYLDVKRLIKIEKVPGGLLEDSKVLDGVLINKDVTHAGMSRRVANPRVLILDCTLEYKKGESQTMVDITSEEAWNELLLQEESEIRQMCQHVIDSGCNVVVTEKGVSDLAQHYLVKAGISCIRRVRKSDANRIAKCTGATIVNRPEEITKQDVGHSCGLFYVDKIGDEYYSYFVDCEKTKSCSIVLRGGSKDVLNEVERNMYDALNVCRNILSNCKLLPGGGATEIYVSNYLNKQIQLKSGLKRLSYESACKAFEIIPKTLAQNCGANPVAICIHVLITLSVRVISDLLSLHAAGSHSMGIDGETGEIVDVVKKNLFDTFAVKEQVYKSAIESVRVHLAI, from the exons ATGCAGCAACCTACTGTTCTTGTGTTTAAGCCTTCATTTAAGAAGGAAACTGACCGGAAGGCCCAATTGGCCACCATTCAGGCATCCAAAGCCCTCTCTGAGATTGTGAGGACTACTCTAGGTCCTAGGTCTATGTTAAAGATGCTACTGGACCCCATGGGTGGAATTGTTATTACGAACGACGGGAATTCCATTCTCAGAGAG ATTGATGTTGCAAACCCTGCCGCCAAGTCACTGATTGAACTCAGCAGGTCTTTGGACGAGGAAGTTGGTGACGGAACCACCAGCTGCGTTGTGCTTTGCGGCCAGGTCCTTTCCAACTGCacgaacctgctgaagaaggaaataCACCCTACTGAGATCGTCAAGGGCCTGATGGACGCCCTCGAGGACTCGATCAAGGCTCTGGAACAAATTGCAATTGAAGTTGATCTCTCTGACCACGACAAGTTGTTGCAAGTCGTTGAGTCGT GTCTCGGAACGAAACTGAGCAGTCGTTGGGGGAACTTGACATCGAAGCTGGCTCTCGAATCGGTCTTAAAACTTTACTACAACTCACAAAAATATTCCACTTCTGCCACTAACGCTGCTGACGGCACCAATGGCGCAGCTCCCGCTTCCAGTGGCTATCTTGACGTTAAGCGCCTAATTAAGATTGAGAAGGTGCCCGGCGGCCTTCTTGAGGACTCTAAGGTCCTCGACGGCGTCCTCATAAACAAGGACGTGACGCACGCCGGCATGAGCAGGCGAGTTGCAAATCCCAGGGTCCTTATCCTCGACTGCACCCTCGAGTACAAGAAGGGCGAGAGTCAGACCATGGTTGACATTACTAGCGAGGAGGCCTGGAATGAGCTTCTTTTGCAGGAGGAGTCTGAAATCAGACAGATGTGCCAGCATGTCATTGACTCCGGGTGCAACGTGGTCGTAACAGAAAAGG GCGTGAGTGACTTGGCACAGCACTACCTCGTCAAGGCTGGTATCAGCTGCATCCGCAGAGTACGCAAAAGTGACGCCAACAGAATTGCAAAATGCACGGGAGCCACCATTGTTAACCGTCCCGAGGAGATCACGAAGCAGGACGTGGGCCACTCGTGCGGCCTCTTCTACGTCGACAAGATCGGAGACGAGTACTACTCCTACTTTGTCGACTGCGAGAAAACCAAATCCTGTTCCATAGTGCTGCGAGGAGGCTCCAAGGACGTATTAAATGAAGTTGAGAG GAACATGTATGACGCTTTGAACGTCTGCCGTAACATTTTATCaaactgtaaattattaccAGGTGGTGGAGCAACTGAGATTTACGTTTCAAACTACCTAAACAAGCAGATTCAAC TTAAAAGTGGATTGAAGCGTTTAAGTTACGAAAGTGCCTGCAAGGCCTTCGAGATAATACCGAAGACTTTGGCACAAAACTGTGGAGCCAACCCAG tgGCAATATGCATCCATGTACTAATAACACTTTCAGTTCGCGTCATAAGTGATCTTTTGAGTTTACACGCTGCCGGCTCCCATTCCATGGGCATTGACGGAGAAACTGGCGAAATCGTTGACGTGGTCAAGAAGAACCTTTTTGACACCTTTGCAGTCAAGGAGCAAGTTTACAAATCAGCAATTGAATCAGTGCGTGTTCACCTAGCTATTTAA
- a CDS encoding uncharacterized protein (conserved CHP00095 family protein) yields MYLNKPYKSDDSEFFTHTLHDTGDGFNKQNKAKHESKPVKRIFKYDEKLIIDRSISKNIKTRYKLQQFPKKQGVTRDGSYKFCSNLRICGGSIRGRKLCIPPVYVRPVMSRVKISVFNFLRSLSLFSIDKTTNVIDLYCGTGSLGLESLSYGSHKCTFVDISLKCLKAVNLNTIKCGFQDKCRIIRSDSIELINSPYLYNINEKFDLMFVAPPYEEVIYSDLLQYISECKILNDNAIVVVEYPKELSFLPHVINDKLFGVKNKKYGRTVIAMYLFNPSENRRHLVERGRRSFVPRTGSSKKLRTGRSVNGDVLVY; encoded by the exons atgtatttaaacaaaccTTATA AATCCGATGACAGtgaattttttacacataccCTCCACGATACGGGAGACGGTTTCAACAAACAGAATAAGGCTAAACATGAATCAAAACCGGTTAAAAGAATCTTCAAATATGACGAGAAGCTGATTATCGATAGAAGCATCAgtaaaaacattaaaacgCGCTACAAATTACAACAGTTCCCAAAAA AACAGGGAGTTACCAGAGACGGCTCGTACAAGTTCTGCTCCAACTTGAGGATTTGTGGAGGCTCTATTCGAGGGCGCAAATTGTGCATACCTCCGGTCTACGTTAGGCCCGTCATGTCCAGA GTTAAGATAAGTGTGTTCAACTTCTTAAGGAGCTTGAGTCTTTTTTCAATCGACAAGACCACCAA TGTTATTGATTTGTACTGTGGCACTGGTTCTCTCGGATTAGAATCACTTTCTTATGGTTCTCACAAATGTACTTTTGTCGATATTTCACTCAAGTGTCTCAaa GCTGTTAACTTAAACACCATCAAGTGTGGTTTTCAAGATAAGTGTCGGATAATAAGATCAGATTCAATT GAACTTATAAACTCACCctatttgtacaatattaatGAGAAATTTGATTTGATGTTTGTTGCTCCTCCCTACGAGGAGGTAATATACTCGGACTTGTTGCAG TACATAAGcgaatgtaaaatattgaacGATAACGCAATTGTGGTTGTTGAATATCCAAAGGAACTCTCGTTTCTACCTCAC GTCATAAACGATAAGCTTTTTGGTGtcaagaataaaaaatacggAAGGACTGTTATTGCTATGTACCTGTTCAACCCTTCTGAGAACCGCAGACACTTGGTTGAACGCGGCAGGAGGTCCTTCGTCCCCAGGACTGGCAGTTCTAAGAAACTGAGGACTGGCAGGAGCGTCAACGGCGATGTTTTGGTATACTAG